Below is a window of Trueperaceae bacterium DNA.
GGCCCGCTCGTGTTCAAGCAGGGCATGACCGCGCGCCCGACCCTCGCCGACTACCTCGACCACGTCGACTACCTCGCCGACCTGCTCGGCACGACGGAGAACATCGGCATAGGCACCGACTTCAGCCTCGGCTCCTACCCGCGCCACGACCACGACAAGCACGGGCCGCACTACAAGACGGTGATGACGGACATGAACGAGCACGTCACGACGTACTGGCGCGCACCCGAGAGGTTCGTCGCGGGCTTCGAGTGCTACCCGCAGATCCTCGACGTCTACGACGGCCTGCGCGGGCGCGGCTACTCGGAGGACGACATCCGCGGCATAGCGGGGGGCAACTTCATGCGCGTGTTCGCAAGCGTATGGCCGGGCGCCGGCGTCTGAGCGCGGAGAGCGGCGGGTAGGGGAGCGCCTCATGCGTCCAGGATGATGTCCGCCGTCCGTGCGACCGTTGTCGGAGCGCCCGTCGCGCGAAAGAGCTGCGCCACACGCCGGCGCGCCTCTGCGCTGAGCGAGAACCGCAGCTCGAGGCGCAGGTCTGCTCCGATCCCGAGCTCGTCGAGGCGCGGGCCGGCACCGAAGGTGTGGATGTAGAGGTCCGGCGCCGCGGTGAGGAGCGCCTCGGGCGGGTCGTGCTCGGTGAAGACCCGGATCCTGCTCAGGTCGAGGCGGCTGAACCTGGCGAGGACGTTCAGTGCCACGCTGATGCTGTAGGACTCCCCGACCAGGCAGTAGTTGCCTTCCGCGCTCAGCGCCGCGAGGCCGGCGATCGTGACGCCCGTCAGCTCCGAGGTGAGGCCCACAACCTCCGACTCGATGCCGAGCGCGGTGAGGCTGGCCCCGACCCCGGGGACGTGCGACATGAAGGTGAACGTGAAGTAGGCCGTCCGGTATGCCGCCCGCGCCGAGCTAGCGTTCCCCTCGAGCTCGGCGATGGTCAGGCAGTGTGGCTCGGCGCTCACCTCCTCGGGCACCGCCGCGACGATCTGCGCGGCGTACTTCTCGGCGCCGCGCATACTCGCCATCGCGACGACGAACGGGAACCGCCGGCGCCGTGCGGGCCGGGTCACGAGGCCCTGATGGACGCTGGCCGCGTCGAACCCGAGTGCGTTGGCGCGTTCGAGCAGCCGGTCGATGGCCGCCTGCAGCGCCTTGTGCCGGTCAACGGAGCGCTCCAGATCGTGGCTCAGTGGAACCACGAACGTTCCGCGCCCCCGGCGGCTAGCGATCAGACCTTCGGCGTGGAGCTTCCGGTACGCCAACGCGACCGTGCCGGCGTTGATCCCGAGCTGCCGAGCCAGCTCGCGCACCGACGGCAGCCGGTCGTCCGCCGCGAGCACTCGGCTGGTGATGAGGTGCCTGATCTGATGGACGAGCTGCTGGTACATGGGCACGTAATCGTCCGCGCCCACCACCAGCGGTAGGCGGGCGCCCCGTGTTCCCGTGCCCGCAGTCATGCGAGCGCGACGACTTTCCTTGCCGGTATGACCATCGACCCCCTCGGTCGGCGTCCAGATCGCGGATGTGTGGGTCAGGATAGGCGACTGCCCAGCGCCGGTCAACGGTGCGGACTAGCTGCGTGGGTGCGGGCGTGTGGTATCCGCCACTGCCTGTCCCGCACGCCTAGCCGTACCGTCCACGGCGTGTCGGACGCTCGCGTGAAGGCGCTGGTCATGGTCGGTGCGGTCGGGCTCGTGCTGGTGGCGCTCGGTGCCTGCGCGCCGCGGACGACACGCGTACCCACTACTACGGGTGCGTTCGCCCCCGCGCCGCGCGAACCCGATGGCAGCGCCTACCGACCGCAGGTCATGCGCTTGCTCGAGTTGGTGAACATCGAGCGCGCCCATGGCGCCGCGTGCGGCGCACAGCTCATGCCGCCCGTGCCGCCTCTCACGCTGGAACCGCGCCTCGTCCGTGCCGCGCAGCTGCATAGCGACGACCAGGCGGCGCACTTCGCGATGGGCCACGGCGGCAGCGACGGCTCGAGCCCCGGCGTGCGTGCCACGAGAGCGGGCTACGTGTGGTCGCTGGTCGCGGAGAACGTGGCCTGGAACCAGCCGACGCCAGAGGTCGTGATGCAAGCCTGGATGGACAGCCCGGGCCACTGCGAGAACATCATGCGCGACGGCGTGGTGGAACTTGGGGCGGGGGAGACGGACCTCTTCTGGACCCTCGTGTTCGCCGCGCCGCTATAGGCGGCACCCTTGTCGAGCGGCGCTTGGAACGATCGCGCCGCCATGCGAGTAGTGGAACGGCGCCGCGCTCTCGCGGATTCACCCGCCACTCCGTACCCAGACCGGGTATCCGGTCCGTTGCGGCCTTGTCCTAACTCAGCCCCCGAGCTCCATCACCGTCCGCAGGTACCGCCCCGCGGCGCGCACCGCCTCCTGCCGCCCGGCGAGGCTGTCCTCGAACGCCCGGTCCTCGACCTCGATGATCACGGGGCCGTCCCACCCTACAGAGGCGAGGGTGCGGAAGAAACCCGGCCAGTCGATGTCGCCGAGACCGGGGATCTTGGGGACGTGCCAGCCGAGGCCCAGGGTGCCGCGGCGGTAGAGGAGCTCCTCGTCTACCCGCTCGTCCTTGAGGTGGACGTGCACGAGCTTATGCGCGAAGTCGCGTAGGGCGCGGTCGATGTCGATGCCCTGCCACACCAGGTGGGAAGGGTCGAAGTTGAGGCCGAGGTTCGGGCTGGGCAGCCGCCTGAACAGTTCGTCCCACACTTCCGGCGAGACCGCGAGGTTCTTGCCGCCCGGCCACTCGTCCAGGCTGAAGAGCATCGGGCAGTTCTCGATCCCCAGCTTCACGGAAGCGGCCTCCGCTTGCGCGACGATGGGCTGCCACACGGCCTCGACCCGGCCCCACTGAGCCTCGATCGGCAGGGTGGGGTCGCGGCCGATGAACGTGTTGACGACGCCGACGTCGAGCAGGCGCGCGGCGTCTATGACGCGCCCAAGGTGGGCTGTGTATACCGCGCTCTCCGCCTCGTCCGGAGCGAGCGGGTTCGGGTAGTAACCGAGGCCGCTGATGCCAACGCCGTGCTTGCGGCAGAGCCCTTTCACGCGCTCGGCGTCGGCCGGCGTGAGCGTGCCGACGTCGATGTGGGTCACGCCAGCGTAACGGCGCCGGTCACTGGCGTCCGTGGGCCAGCACATGACCTCGAGCCACCGGAAGCCCTCGTCGGCGGCGAACGCCAGGACCTCTTCCAGCGACAGGTCCGGGAGGATGGCGGTGGCGAAGCCGAGTTGCATGGTTGCTCCTTCCGAGGCGCGGGCGCGCACTATCAGAGCTTGGCACGCCGGAGCGCCCGGCGGCGGGCCGCACGTAGCGGGGCGCCGAGGCTGCCGGTCGAGAAGACCCTGGACCTCCGCGAACGCCG
It encodes the following:
- a CDS encoding GntR family transcriptional regulator, which codes for MTAGTGTRGARLPLVVGADDYVPMYQQLVHQIRHLITSRVLAADDRLPSVRELARQLGINAGTVALAYRKLHAEGLIASRRGRGTFVVPLSHDLERSVDRHKALQAAIDRLLERANALGFDAASVHQGLVTRPARRRRFPFVVAMASMRGAEKYAAQIVAAVPEEVSAEPHCLTIAELEGNASSARAAYRTAYFTFTFMSHVPGVGASLTALGIESEVVGLTSELTGVTIAGLAALSAEGNYCLVGESYSISVALNVLARFSRLDLSRIRVFTEHDPPEALLTAAPDLYIHTFGAGPRLDELGIGADLRLELRFSLSAEARRRVAQLFRATGAPTTVARTADIILDA
- a CDS encoding CAP domain-containing protein; translated protein: MSDARVKALVMVGAVGLVLVALGACAPRTTRVPTTTGAFAPAPREPDGSAYRPQVMRLLELVNIERAHGAACGAQLMPPVPPLTLEPRLVRAAQLHSDDQAAHFAMGHGGSDGSSPGVRATRAGYVWSLVAENVAWNQPTPEVVMQAWMDSPGHCENIMRDGVVELGAGETDLFWTLVFAAPL
- a CDS encoding sugar phosphate isomerase/epimerase, which translates into the protein MQLGFATAILPDLSLEEVLAFAADEGFRWLEVMCWPTDASDRRRYAGVTHIDVGTLTPADAERVKGLCRKHGVGISGLGYYPNPLAPDEAESAVYTAHLGRVIDAARLLDVGVVNTFIGRDPTLPIEAQWGRVEAVWQPIVAQAEAASVKLGIENCPMLFSLDEWPGGKNLAVSPEVWDELFRRLPSPNLGLNFDPSHLVWQGIDIDRALRDFAHKLVHVHLKDERVDEELLYRRGTLGLGWHVPKIPGLGDIDWPGFFRTLASVGWDGPVIIEVEDRAFEDSLAGRQEAVRAAGRYLRTVMELGG